In the genome of Hymenobacter cellulosivorans, one region contains:
- a CDS encoding Crp/Fnr family transcriptional regulator has product MTLPEILHATYPLPPASLEKMLALAEYVELPKGTRLFRDDQLAQHIYVLQHGLARAYAQREEREVTFWFSTEGAVLASIRGYTEQALSYETIELLEDSRLFRLNMAALQQLYRTDVHLANWGRVMVERVWLQTEQQLIARQFRTAAERYADLLEHSPHLLQRVALGHIASYLGITQVTLSRVRAQLKKAPRP; this is encoded by the coding sequence ATGACTTTACCAGAAATTCTGCACGCTACGTACCCGTTGCCGCCCGCCTCGCTGGAAAAAATGCTGGCCTTGGCCGAGTATGTGGAGTTGCCGAAAGGCACCCGCCTGTTTCGGGATGACCAGCTGGCCCAGCACATTTACGTGTTGCAGCACGGGCTGGCGCGGGCCTACGCCCAGCGGGAGGAGCGGGAAGTCACCTTCTGGTTTTCCACTGAAGGCGCCGTGCTGGCCTCGATTCGCGGCTACACCGAACAGGCCCTGAGCTACGAAACCATTGAGTTGTTGGAAGACAGCCGCCTGTTTCGCCTTAATATGGCCGCGCTTCAGCAGCTATACCGCACGGATGTACACTTGGCCAACTGGGGCCGGGTGATGGTAGAGCGGGTGTGGCTCCAAACCGAGCAGCAGCTTATTGCCCGCCAGTTTCGCACGGCCGCCGAGCGCTACGCGGACCTGTTAGAGCACAGCCCGCACCTGTTGCAGCGCGTGGCCCTGGGCCATATTGCGTCCTACCTCGGCATTACCCAGGTCACGCTCAGCCGGGTACGGGCGCAGCTGAAAAAAGCGCCGCGCCCCTAA
- a CDS encoding GNAT family N-acetyltransferase, with translation MNQVTIRPVSPQEVDQLQQIGRQTFFETFATSNSEPNMRTYLAEGFATEKLMAELQNPDSRFYFAELNNAVVGYLKVNTGRAQTEAQPADALEIERIYVLQDYHGQHVGQALYDQALQLAAQARASYLWLGVWEANPRAIRFYQKNGFVEFGKHVFTLGDDQQTDILMRRPLTDSSH, from the coding sequence ATGAATCAGGTTACCATCAGACCAGTAAGCCCCCAGGAAGTTGACCAGTTGCAGCAGATTGGCCGGCAAACGTTCTTCGAAACTTTCGCCACCAGCAATTCTGAGCCGAACATGCGCACCTACCTGGCTGAAGGCTTCGCCACTGAAAAGCTAATGGCGGAGCTACAAAACCCGGACTCGCGCTTTTACTTCGCGGAGTTGAATAACGCCGTTGTCGGCTACTTGAAGGTTAACACCGGGCGGGCTCAAACGGAGGCGCAGCCGGCCGACGCGCTGGAAATAGAGCGGATTTACGTGCTGCAAGACTACCACGGCCAGCACGTAGGGCAGGCCTTGTACGACCAAGCCCTGCAGCTAGCCGCCCAGGCCCGGGCCAGCTACCTGTGGCTGGGCGTGTGGGAAGCAAATCCGCGGGCCATCCGCTTCTACCAGAAAAATGGCTTTGTCGAGTTTGGCAAACACGTCTTCACCCTGGGCGACGACCAGCAAACCGATATTCTGATGCGGCGGCCCCTGACGGATAGTTCCCACTAG
- a CDS encoding cellulase family glycosylhydrolase, with protein MKALKNNLSHSRRAWTKCLLLGVAATLSQSVLAQTQTPVQQYGLLQVAGNKIVDKNNQPVSLAGNSLFWSNDGWGGEKYYTANTVSWLRNNWNAKVVRVAMGVEDAGGYISNPTGNRQKVKTVVDAALAQGLYVIIDWHSHHAENYQSQAIAFFQDMARTYGNSPNVIYEVYNEPLQVSWTGVIKPYAEAVAGAIRAIDPDNIIVVGTPTWSQDVDVAASSPITRYSNIAYTLHFYAATHKQSLRDKAQAALNRGVPLFVTEYGTTEASGNGYIDAASTQEWMTFLKQNSISHANWAFNDKAETASALKPGTSPTAAWSDNFLTQSGSLVKGYIQNWNGTVTGGGGGGSTGGGGTPPATSGTVVQAESFHTMSGVQTETTTDTGGGLNVGWLDPGDWLAYTVDIPAAGSYLIQYRVASPGGGGRISLEQNAGTTQRGTVNVPATGGWQTWTTVSHTVTLPAGRQDIAIGIPAGGFNLNWWSFSPAPASRVAATASEALYPNPTRSEVNVSIPATTGPVNVTLLDAQGHELSSRRLKGTGAGQQLALPVDNLQPGTYLLRISSNGQVNSQRFVKE; from the coding sequence ATGAAAGCCCTGAAAAACAACCTGTCCCATTCGCGCCGAGCCTGGACCAAGTGCCTGCTGCTGGGCGTAGCGGCCACGCTGAGCCAGAGCGTGCTGGCCCAGACCCAAACCCCGGTGCAGCAGTACGGCCTGCTACAAGTGGCCGGCAACAAGATTGTCGACAAGAACAACCAGCCCGTGAGCCTGGCCGGTAACAGCCTGTTTTGGAGCAACGACGGCTGGGGCGGCGAAAAGTACTACACGGCCAACACCGTCAGCTGGCTGCGCAATAACTGGAACGCTAAAGTAGTGCGCGTGGCCATGGGCGTGGAAGACGCGGGCGGCTACATCAGCAACCCGACCGGCAACCGGCAGAAGGTGAAAACGGTGGTGGACGCCGCTCTGGCCCAGGGCCTGTACGTCATCATCGACTGGCACTCGCACCACGCCGAAAACTACCAGAGCCAGGCCATTGCCTTCTTCCAGGACATGGCCCGCACCTACGGCAACTCGCCCAACGTTATCTACGAGGTGTATAACGAGCCCCTACAGGTGTCCTGGACGGGCGTGATAAAGCCCTACGCCGAAGCCGTGGCTGGGGCCATCCGCGCCATTGACCCCGACAACATCATCGTGGTGGGCACGCCCACCTGGTCGCAGGACGTGGACGTGGCGGCCAGCAGCCCTATCACGCGGTATTCCAACATTGCCTACACCCTGCACTTCTATGCCGCCACGCACAAGCAGAGCCTGCGCGACAAAGCCCAGGCGGCCCTGAACCGGGGCGTGCCGCTATTCGTGACGGAGTATGGCACCACTGAAGCCTCGGGCAACGGCTACATCGACGCGGCTTCGACCCAGGAGTGGATGACGTTTTTGAAGCAGAACAGCATCAGTCACGCCAACTGGGCCTTCAACGACAAAGCCGAAACGGCTTCGGCCCTGAAACCCGGCACGAGTCCCACGGCAGCATGGTCGGATAATTTCCTGACTCAATCCGGTTCCTTGGTAAAAGGCTACATCCAAAACTGGAACGGCACCGTCACCGGCGGCGGTGGGGGAGGCAGTACCGGCGGCGGGGGCACTCCGCCCGCAACCAGCGGCACGGTGGTGCAGGCCGAAAGCTTCCACACGATGTCGGGCGTGCAAACCGAAACGACTACCGACACCGGCGGCGGCCTGAATGTGGGCTGGCTCGACCCCGGCGACTGGTTGGCTTATACCGTGGATATTCCGGCGGCCGGCAGCTACCTGATTCAATACCGCGTGGCCAGCCCCGGCGGCGGTGGGCGCATCAGCCTGGAGCAGAACGCCGGCACCACCCAACGGGGCACCGTAAATGTGCCGGCCACGGGCGGCTGGCAAACCTGGACCACCGTGTCGCACACCGTCACGCTGCCCGCGGGCCGGCAGGATATTGCCATTGGTATACCGGCGGGCGGCTTCAACCTCAACTGGTGGAGCTTCAGCCCGGCCCCGGCCAGCCGGGTAGCCGCTACGGCGTCCGAGGCTCTCTACCCCAACCCGACCCGGAGTGAGGTAAACGTCAGCATCCCGGCCACCACGGGCCCAGTCAACGTGACGCTGCTCGACGCCCAGGGCCATGAGCTGAGTAGCCGCCGCTTGAAGGGCACCGGTGCCGGTCAGCAGCTGGCCCTGCCGGTCGACAATTTGCAGCCGGGTACCTACTTGCTGCGCATCAGCAGCAACGGACAGGTGAACTCCCAGCGGTTTGTGAAAGAGTAA
- a CDS encoding glycoside hydrolase family 3 N-terminal domain-containing protein, giving the protein MTCSRFFPLLWLLLALLYSPDTTAQSRKKSSATKKKPRTAAKRGKLSATARRRQEILDYQEAQAAAAKATARKATAAAQAASTTPAKAVAGTIPPKARGVQPVPFAAQLTSSRWVDSVMKTLTPDQRVAQLFMVAAYSNRKRIDEDSVSALIQQYGIGGLIFFQGGPVRQSKLLNRYQSQSKVPLLVAMDAEWGVGMRLDSVVRFPYQMSMGGIRQNQLFYDMGQEVAAQFKRLGMHVNFAPVVDVNNNAANPVIGFRSWGEQRENVTEKSYLYMRGMQDAGVLAVAKHFPGHGDTDTDSHLALPLVRVDRRRLDTLELFPFRDLMRRGLGGIMIAHLNIPALDSTGMPSTLSKPIVTGMVKQQLGFQGVIFTDAMNMKGVINKYPPGEADLRALLAGNDILEFSKNIPLALKMVRAAINAGQLKQEDIDARCRKVLALKQWAGLNKYRPIELRNLYQDLNPVHAQALSQKLSSLSVTVLRNQKNVLPLQRLDTLRLATLTIGTKDTTDFQRLAADYASVDHYWLSATATLDELTRMRTTLQRYNTLLVGVNNLGRLPATNFGVTPETNLMLRELTSAKQRVIVSVFGNAYAVAKIRDLDRADAVLLAYQESRNAQEITAQVIFGGIGASGKLPVTVTDKYAQGYGLTTKGGLRLRYGFPEDAGMSNTLEARVDSIVNKAMAARAMPGCEVLIARQGTVVLRKSYGTFSYPDAPAQAGKPSRAVRNTDIYDLASLTKATAAIPALMKLQEQGKFSPDQTLGFYFPEFKGTNKQDLKLRDVLAHQARLKAWIPFWQGYTQPKGFFAGLFSGFSKPDPSKKPAPDAQLSRRFFRPDSSARFPLQVATRLWARKDLPEQLVKQIGESALNDKPGYVYSDLSFYLYPLLVKRITGLPFDQFLQQQVYQPLGATTLGFHPTRRFSRSRLAPTEYDSVFRRQQLHGTVHDEGAALLGGLSGHAGLFGNANDVAKLAQTYAWKGQYGGQQILKSDILADYTRCQFCDQGNRRGLGFDRQAAKPAGNTAHGASASSFGHSGFTGTFFWVDPEQELVYVFLSNRVNPTRRNNKLGELNVRTDILQVALESIRKAQKQAVETTVEE; this is encoded by the coding sequence TTGACTTGCTCCCGCTTCTTCCCGCTTCTGTGGCTGCTCCTGGCCCTGCTCTATTCCCCGGATACCACGGCGCAGAGCCGCAAAAAGTCATCCGCTACTAAGAAAAAGCCCCGCACGGCGGCCAAGCGTGGGAAGCTAAGCGCCACGGCCCGGCGGCGCCAGGAAATTCTGGACTACCAGGAAGCTCAGGCGGCAGCAGCCAAGGCCACGGCCCGGAAAGCCACGGCCGCCGCACAGGCAGCTTCCACTACCCCGGCCAAGGCCGTGGCTGGCACTATTCCGCCGAAAGCCCGCGGCGTGCAGCCGGTACCCTTTGCCGCCCAGCTTACTTCCTCGCGCTGGGTCGATTCGGTGATGAAGACGCTTACGCCCGACCAGCGTGTGGCCCAGCTCTTTATGGTGGCGGCCTACTCCAACCGCAAGCGCATTGACGAAGACTCGGTTTCGGCCCTGATTCAGCAGTACGGCATCGGGGGACTTATTTTCTTCCAGGGCGGGCCGGTGCGGCAGAGCAAGCTGCTGAACCGCTACCAGAGCCAAAGCAAAGTGCCCCTGCTGGTAGCCATGGACGCCGAGTGGGGCGTGGGCATGCGCCTAGACAGCGTCGTACGCTTTCCCTACCAGATGAGCATGGGCGGCATTCGCCAGAATCAGCTCTTCTACGACATGGGCCAGGAAGTGGCCGCCCAGTTTAAGCGCCTGGGCATGCACGTCAACTTTGCCCCGGTGGTGGATGTGAACAACAACGCGGCCAACCCCGTCATCGGCTTCCGGAGCTGGGGCGAGCAGCGCGAAAACGTGACCGAGAAGAGCTACCTCTACATGCGGGGCATGCAGGACGCGGGCGTGCTAGCCGTAGCCAAGCACTTCCCCGGCCACGGCGACACCGACACCGACTCCCACCTGGCCCTGCCCCTGGTGCGCGTGGACCGTCGCCGGCTCGATACCCTGGAGCTGTTTCCCTTCCGGGACCTGATGCGCCGCGGCCTGGGCGGCATCATGATTGCCCACCTCAACATCCCCGCCCTCGACTCCACGGGCATGCCCAGCACCTTGTCGAAGCCTATTGTGACGGGCATGGTCAAGCAGCAGCTGGGCTTTCAGGGCGTGATATTCACCGACGCTATGAACATGAAGGGCGTCATCAATAAATACCCACCCGGCGAGGCGGACCTGCGCGCTTTGCTGGCCGGCAACGACATCCTGGAGTTCTCGAAGAATATTCCGCTGGCGTTGAAAATGGTGCGTGCTGCCATCAATGCCGGCCAGCTTAAGCAGGAAGATATTGACGCCCGCTGCCGCAAGGTGCTGGCCCTGAAGCAGTGGGCCGGCCTGAACAAGTACCGCCCCATCGAGCTGCGCAATCTTTACCAGGACCTCAACCCCGTGCACGCCCAGGCCCTGAGCCAGAAGCTTTCCAGCCTGAGCGTGACCGTGCTGCGCAACCAGAAAAACGTACTGCCCCTGCAGCGCCTCGACACTCTGCGCCTGGCCACGCTCACCATCGGCACCAAGGACACCACCGACTTCCAGCGCCTCGCGGCCGACTACGCTTCAGTTGACCACTACTGGCTGTCGGCCACGGCTACCCTAGACGAGCTGACCCGGATGCGGACCACCTTGCAGCGCTACAATACCCTGCTGGTGGGCGTGAATAATTTGGGCCGCCTGCCGGCTACCAACTTTGGCGTGACGCCCGAAACCAACCTGATGCTGCGGGAGCTGACCAGCGCCAAGCAGCGCGTCATCGTTAGCGTGTTTGGCAATGCCTACGCCGTGGCTAAAATCCGGGACCTGGACCGCGCCGACGCCGTGCTGCTGGCCTACCAGGAAAGCCGCAACGCCCAGGAAATAACGGCCCAGGTAATCTTCGGCGGCATCGGGGCCAGTGGCAAGCTGCCCGTAACGGTGACGGACAAGTACGCGCAAGGCTACGGCCTGACGACAAAAGGTGGCCTGCGCCTACGCTACGGCTTTCCTGAAGATGCGGGTATGAGCAACACCCTCGAAGCCCGCGTCGACTCCATCGTAAACAAGGCTATGGCGGCCCGAGCCATGCCCGGCTGCGAGGTACTCATTGCCCGCCAGGGCACCGTGGTGCTGCGCAAAAGCTACGGCACCTTCAGCTACCCCGACGCCCCGGCCCAGGCCGGCAAGCCCAGCCGAGCCGTGCGCAACACGGACATCTACGACCTGGCTTCCCTGACCAAGGCCACGGCGGCCATTCCGGCCCTGATGAAGCTGCAGGAACAGGGCAAGTTCAGTCCCGACCAAACCCTGGGCTTCTATTTCCCCGAATTCAAAGGCACCAACAAGCAGGACCTGAAGCTGCGCGACGTGCTGGCCCACCAGGCCCGCCTTAAGGCCTGGATTCCATTCTGGCAGGGCTATACCCAGCCCAAAGGCTTCTTTGCCGGTCTGTTCTCCGGCTTTAGCAAACCTGACCCCAGCAAGAAGCCCGCCCCCGACGCCCAGCTCAGCCGCCGCTTTTTCCGCCCCGACTCCTCGGCCCGCTTCCCCCTGCAGGTAGCTACCCGGCTCTGGGCCCGCAAGGACTTACCCGAGCAGCTTGTGAAGCAGATTGGCGAGTCGGCGCTGAATGACAAGCCAGGGTACGTGTACTCCGACCTCTCATTCTACCTCTATCCGCTGCTAGTGAAGCGCATCACCGGCCTGCCCTTCGACCAGTTCTTGCAGCAGCAGGTGTACCAGCCGCTGGGCGCCACGACGCTGGGCTTCCACCCCACCCGCCGCTTTTCGCGCAGCCGCCTGGCTCCCACCGAGTACGACTCCGTGTTCCGCCGCCAGCAGCTCCACGGCACGGTGCACGACGAAGGCGCCGCCCTGCTAGGCGGCCTCTCCGGCCACGCCGGGCTTTTCGGCAACGCCAACGACGTAGCCAAGCTGGCCCAGACCTACGCCTGGAAAGGCCAATACGGCGGGCAGCAGATTCTGAAATCCGACATCCTGGCCGACTATACCCGCTGCCAGTTCTGCGACCAGGGCAACCGCCGCGGCCTGGGCTTCGACCGCCAAGCCGCCAAGCCCGCCGGCAACACCGCCCACGGCGCCTCGGCTAGCAGCTTCGGCCACTCGGGCTTCACCGGTACCTTTTTCTGGGTCGACCCGGAGCAGGAGCTAGTGTACGTGTTTCTCTCCAACCGCGTCAACCCGACCCGGCGCAACAACAAGCTCGGCGAATTGAACGTCCGGACGGATATTCTGCAAGTGGCTTTGGAAAGTATCCGCAAGGCCCAAAAGCAGGCGGTGGAGACGACGGTGGAGGAGTAA
- a CDS encoding 3-(methylthio)propionyl-CoA ligase encodes MLGLMMNEPLRIAGLLQHAAKWHADTEIVTRLTEGGIHRYTYHAAHQRAQQLANALTELGVQNGDRIGTLAWNNHRHFELYYGVSGIGAVCHTINPRLFAEQLIYIINHAADRFIFFDLTFLPLVEKLAPHCPKVEGWVLMTDRAHMPEASTLPDIRCYEDLLAAHRAEFEWPYFDENTASSLCYTSGTTDQPKGVLYSHRSTVLHSYAAGLSDCFNCSARDVILPVVPMFHVNAWGIPYLAPMIGCKLVLPGPGLDAASLFELFENEGVTFSAGVPTIWFGLLTFMREKKVRFSTLTKMIVGGASCPPALLKAFDEELGVSIRHAWGMSETSPLGTVNTPKSQQLTLSPDEQFAISTKQGRSIFGIDMKIVDDEGRELPHDGTAFGDLLVRGPFVAAGYYQSDNRAQFTPDGWFRTGDVATIDPDGFMNITDRSKDVIKSGGEWISSIDLENLAVAHPAIAEAAVIGLPHPKWSERPLLVVVRKPGAEVSKQKLLDFFEGKVAHWWKPDAVEFVDQLPHTATGKLLKTKLRQDFAGYEFPPAH; translated from the coding sequence ATGCTAGGATTAATGATGAACGAGCCCCTGCGCATTGCCGGGCTCTTGCAGCACGCCGCCAAGTGGCACGCCGACACCGAAATCGTGACGCGCCTGACCGAGGGCGGCATTCACCGCTACACCTACCACGCCGCCCACCAGCGGGCCCAGCAGCTGGCCAACGCCCTGACCGAGCTGGGCGTGCAGAACGGGGACCGAATCGGGACCCTGGCCTGGAACAACCACCGCCACTTCGAGCTGTATTATGGCGTGTCGGGCATCGGAGCGGTGTGCCACACCATCAACCCGCGCCTGTTTGCCGAGCAGCTCATCTACATCATCAACCACGCCGCCGACCGGTTCATTTTCTTCGACCTGACCTTTCTGCCCCTGGTTGAGAAGCTGGCTCCGCACTGCCCCAAAGTCGAAGGCTGGGTGCTCATGACCGACCGGGCCCACATGCCCGAGGCCAGCACCCTGCCCGATATCCGCTGCTACGAGGACCTGCTGGCCGCCCACCGTGCCGAGTTTGAGTGGCCCTATTTCGACGAGAATACCGCCTCCTCGCTCTGCTACACCTCCGGCACCACCGACCAGCCCAAGGGCGTACTCTACTCCCACCGCTCCACGGTGCTGCACAGCTATGCGGCCGGCCTGTCCGACTGCTTCAACTGCTCGGCCCGGGACGTGATTCTGCCCGTGGTGCCCATGTTCCACGTCAACGCCTGGGGCATTCCGTACCTGGCCCCCATGATTGGCTGCAAGCTGGTGCTGCCCGGCCCCGGCCTCGACGCGGCCAGTTTGTTTGAGCTCTTCGAGAACGAAGGCGTGACCTTCTCGGCCGGGGTGCCCACCATCTGGTTTGGCCTGCTCACCTTTATGCGGGAGAAAAAGGTCCGGTTTAGCACCCTCACCAAGATGATAGTGGGCGGTGCCTCCTGCCCACCGGCCTTGCTTAAGGCCTTCGACGAGGAGCTGGGCGTCAGTATCCGCCACGCCTGGGGCATGAGCGAAACCTCGCCCCTGGGCACCGTCAATACGCCCAAAAGCCAGCAGCTTACGCTCAGCCCCGACGAGCAGTTTGCCATCAGCACCAAGCAGGGCCGCAGCATCTTTGGCATCGATATGAAAATCGTGGACGATGAGGGCCGGGAGCTGCCCCACGACGGCACGGCCTTTGGTGACCTGCTCGTGCGCGGACCCTTCGTGGCCGCCGGCTACTACCAGTCCGACAACCGCGCCCAGTTCACCCCGGACGGCTGGTTCCGCACCGGCGACGTGGCTACCATCGACCCCGACGGCTTTATGAACATCACCGACCGCTCGAAGGACGTCATCAAGTCGGGTGGGGAGTGGATTAGCTCCATTGACCTGGAAAACCTGGCCGTGGCCCACCCCGCCATAGCCGAGGCCGCCGTCATTGGCCTGCCCCACCCCAAGTGGAGCGAAAGGCCCCTGCTGGTGGTCGTGCGCAAGCCCGGGGCCGAGGTCAGCAAGCAGAAGCTGCTCGACTTCTTCGAGGGCAAAGTGGCTCACTGGTGGAAGCCCGACGCGGTGGAGTTCGTCGACCAACTGCCCCACACCGCCACCGGTAAGCTGCTCAAAACCAAACTCCGTCAGGACTTCGCCGGCTACGAGTTTCCCCCGGCCCACTAA
- a CDS encoding DUF2059 domain-containing protein, which translates to MKQLLTLVLALTVALPLAAQTATPSAASAPVAAVSAKQRQAAEELLQAMNMEQNMNKSIDQMVTMQVQQRPDMKSVEPELRTFMTKHMSWATLKDDMVQLYAAEFTEKDLRSLTTFYKSAAGQKLLDKQPELLRATMQMGQQRLQQNIPELQQLIEKKMQSQDSRQ; encoded by the coding sequence ATGAAGCAGCTCCTGACCCTGGTACTCGCCCTGACTGTAGCACTGCCCCTGGCCGCGCAAACTGCCACTCCCTCAGCTGCCTCCGCGCCAGTAGCTGCCGTGTCGGCCAAGCAGCGGCAGGCGGCCGAGGAGTTGCTGCAAGCCATGAACATGGAGCAAAACATGAACAAGAGCATCGACCAGATGGTGACCATGCAGGTGCAGCAGCGCCCCGATATGAAGTCGGTGGAGCCCGAGCTGCGCACGTTCATGACCAAGCACATGAGCTGGGCCACGCTCAAAGACGATATGGTGCAGCTCTACGCGGCCGAGTTCACCGAAAAGGACCTGCGCAGTCTGACCACCTTCTACAAGTCGGCGGCGGGACAGAAGCTGCTCGACAAGCAGCCCGAGCTGCTGCGGGCCACCATGCAGATGGGGCAGCAGCGCCTCCAGCAGAACATTCCCGAGCTTCAGCAGCTTATCGAAAAGAAGATGCAGAGCCAGGACTCCCGGCAGTAA
- a CDS encoding acyltransferase family protein → MSLDVFRGLTVMAMLLVNNPGDWGHIYAPLEHAKWHGCTPTDLIFPFFLFIVGVSIVYALDSARQAGHHGPLLRRIARRAAVLFGLGLFASLFLLWDLRTVRIPGVLARIALVFLACGVLFVKTTWRQQLGVLALLLVGYNVLIQLVPVPGIGAANLEPATNLGAWLDRLVLGEAHLWQESRTWDPEGLLSTLPAIGTGLLGLLAGQLLRLKNLDAASKVAWLLVAGGAALLLGLVWSNWLPLNKSLWTSSFVLYTGGIAAMVLAAFYWLIDVQGYRRGLTPFVAFGVNAITAFFLSSLLARGLNHWQVAGPNGPVGMKDWLYQTLFVPFIPDPYLASLAGGLAGVLIWLGVLWMMYRRGIIIKV, encoded by the coding sequence ATGTCGCTCGACGTATTCCGGGGCCTGACCGTCATGGCCATGCTGCTGGTCAACAACCCCGGCGACTGGGGCCACATCTACGCCCCGCTGGAGCACGCCAAGTGGCACGGCTGCACTCCGACCGACCTGATATTTCCCTTCTTTCTCTTTATTGTGGGCGTGTCCATCGTCTACGCCCTGGACTCGGCCCGGCAGGCCGGCCACCACGGGCCGCTGCTCAGGCGCATTGCGCGGCGGGCGGCGGTGCTGTTTGGCCTGGGTCTGTTTGCCTCCCTGTTTCTGCTCTGGGACCTGCGTACCGTCCGGATTCCGGGGGTGCTGGCCCGCATTGCGCTGGTGTTTCTGGCCTGCGGAGTGCTGTTCGTGAAAACCACCTGGCGGCAGCAGCTCGGGGTGCTGGCCCTGCTGCTGGTTGGCTACAACGTGTTGATTCAGCTGGTGCCCGTGCCCGGCATCGGGGCGGCCAACCTGGAACCCGCTACCAACCTGGGCGCCTGGCTCGACCGGCTGGTGCTGGGGGAGGCCCACCTCTGGCAGGAAAGCCGCACCTGGGACCCGGAGGGCCTGCTCAGCACGCTGCCCGCCATCGGCACCGGCCTGCTGGGCTTGCTGGCCGGGCAATTGCTGCGCCTGAAGAACCTGGACGCTGCCTCGAAGGTAGCCTGGCTGCTAGTGGCCGGGGGCGCGGCCCTGCTGCTGGGCCTGGTGTGGAGTAACTGGCTGCCGCTCAACAAAAGTCTCTGGACCAGCTCCTTTGTGCTCTACACCGGCGGCATTGCGGCGATGGTTCTGGCCGCCTTCTACTGGCTTATCGACGTGCAGGGCTACCGGCGCGGCCTCACGCCCTTTGTCGCCTTTGGCGTCAACGCCATTACCGCTTTTTTCCTGTCCAGCCTGCTGGCCCGGGGCCTGAACCACTGGCAGGTAGCCGGCCCCAATGGGCCCGTCGGGATGAAGGACTGGCTCTACCAGACCCTATTCGTGCCCTTCATTCCCGACCCCTACCTGGCTTCCCTGGCTGGCGGCCTGGCCGGCGTGCTGATCTGGCTTGGGGTGCTGTGGATGATGTACCGGCGCGGCATCATTATCAAGGTGTGA
- a CDS encoding Fur family transcriptional regulator yields MATPDHVTLTLARHGLRQTPMRRAVLSVLFSKAFALSSNDIEQALAEDTDRITLYRTLRTFEQKGVIHRVLDSSDVIRFAACSATCTEQAHADDHVHFKCSVCQHTYCLQQVAIPAVQLPGGFQATHRDYLMSGVCEKCHAVK; encoded by the coding sequence ATGGCAACTCCCGACCACGTTACGCTGACTCTCGCCCGCCACGGCCTTCGCCAGACGCCCATGCGCCGGGCCGTGCTCAGCGTGCTGTTCAGCAAGGCGTTTGCCCTCTCCAGCAACGACATTGAGCAGGCCCTGGCAGAAGACACCGACCGGATTACGCTCTACCGCACCCTGCGCACGTTCGAGCAGAAAGGCGTCATTCACCGGGTGCTCGACAGCTCCGACGTTATCCGTTTCGCTGCCTGCTCGGCCACCTGCACCGAGCAGGCCCATGCCGACGACCATGTCCACTTCAAGTGCTCCGTGTGCCAGCACACCTACTGCCTGCAACAAGTCGCCATTCCGGCCGTGCAGCTCCCCGGCGGCTTCCAGGCCACCCACCGCGACTACCTCATGTCGGGCGTGTGCGAGAAGTGCCATGCGGTGAAATAG